The Sphingobium sp. JS3065 genomic sequence TGCGGCGGAGGCGGAAACCATCGCCGATGGCTGAATTCGACTATATCGCCATCGATCCCGCAGGGAAGGAACGCCTGGGGCGGGTCAAGGCCGATACGATGGACGATGCCCGCGCCCGGCTGGATGCGCGCAAGCTGTACATCGTGCGGATCGAACCGGGAGCGGTGGAAAAGGCGGGCAAAAGGGCGGGATTGCCGCTGCGGACGCCGCGTCTCTCGGCCAAGGAATTGACGCTGTTCACGCGGCAATTGTCGACGCTGATCCAGGTCAGTCCGCTGGAGGAATCGCTGCGCACCATCGGGCGGCAGAGCGAGCAGCCGCATGTGCGCGCCATCGTCGCCAGGGTGCATTCCGGCGTGCTGGAGGGGCGGCGGTTGGCCGATGCCCTGGGGGCGGAGCCGAAAAGTTTTCCGGCGCTCTATCGCGCGATGGTCTCCGCGGGCGAGAGTTCGGGCAGCCTGCCCACGATCATGGATCGGCTGTCCGATTTGATGGAGCGGCAGGCGGTGATCCGGTCGAAGGTGCTGACCGCCATTGCCTATCCCAGCGTGCTGGCGGCCTTCGCCGTGTGCGTGGTCGCGGCGCTGATGATCTTCGTCGTGCCCAAGGTGGTCGAGCAGTTCGATACGGTGGGGCAGCAATTGCCGCTGCTGACGCGGATGGTGATGGGGGTTTCGGCTTTCCTTGCCGGTTATTGGTGGTTGCTGCTGATCCTGATCGGTATCGCTGGTTTCGGCTTCTGGCAGGCGTTGAAGATAGAGGGTTTTCGCTATCGCTTCGATGCCATGCTGTTGCGCCTGCCGCTGTTGGGGCGGTTGATTCGCGATCTTCATGCGGCGCGGATGGCGCGGACCCTGTCGACCATGGTGGCGAGCCGCCTGCCGTTGATGGAGGGGCTGTCGCTGACCACCCAGACCGTGCACAACCGCGTGCTGCGCCAGGCTTCGGAAGAGATTGTAGAGGCCATTCGCGGCGGCGGCAGCCTGTCGGCGGCGCTGCGGCGGGCGGGCGTGTTTCCGCCGCTGCTGGTCTATCTGGCGGCAAGCGGGGAGAGCGCGGGGCGGCTGGATACGATGCTGGAGCGGGCGGCGGAATATCTGGAGCGGGAATTCGACAGCTTCACCTCCACCGCGCTCGCCATGCTGGAGCCGGTGATCATCATATTGATGGGCGGCGTCGTGGCGGTCATCATCCTGTCCATCCTGCTGCCGATCCTGCAATTGCAGAGCCTGACCGGGGCCTGAAGGAGTATTTATGCGTGACTTCCTCTCTCTCCGTCAGTCCCGCCTTCGCGGGAATGACGAAAAGGACGGCGAAAGCGGCTTTACCCTTGTCGAACTGATGGTCGTCATCGTCATCATCGGCCTGCTGGCGACGATCGTGGCGATCAACGTCATCCCGGCGACCGACACGGCGCGGGTCGAAAAGGCCAAGGCCGACATTTCCACCATCGAACAGGCGCTGGAGCAATATCGGCTGGATAACCTGACCTATCCGGCGGGGAACGACGGATTGCAGGCGTTGATCAGCCCGCCCGCTTCGCTGGCCCAGCCCCAGCGCTACCGGCGCGGAGGCTATATCAAGAAACTGCCGAACGATCCCTGGGGGCGGCCCTATATTTATGCGGTGCCGGGCCGGAAGGGCGCGTTCGACATCCGTTCGCTGGGCGCGGACGGCCAGCCAGGCGGCGAGAATGAGAATGCCGACATCACTTCCAGCGAGCTTTGATCGCTCGCCGTCAGGATTGAAGTCCTTGAAACGTTCCGCC encodes the following:
- the gspG gene encoding type II secretion system major pseudopilin GspG codes for the protein MRDFLSLRQSRLRGNDEKDGESGFTLVELMVVIVIIGLLATIVAINVIPATDTARVEKAKADISTIEQALEQYRLDNLTYPAGNDGLQALISPPASLAQPQRYRRGGYIKKLPNDPWGRPYIYAVPGRKGAFDIRSLGADGQPGGENENADITSSEL
- the gspF gene encoding type II secretion system inner membrane protein GspF yields the protein MAEFDYIAIDPAGKERLGRVKADTMDDARARLDARKLYIVRIEPGAVEKAGKRAGLPLRTPRLSAKELTLFTRQLSTLIQVSPLEESLRTIGRQSEQPHVRAIVARVHSGVLEGRRLADALGAEPKSFPALYRAMVSAGESSGSLPTIMDRLSDLMERQAVIRSKVLTAIAYPSVLAAFAVCVVAALMIFVVPKVVEQFDTVGQQLPLLTRMVMGVSAFLAGYWWLLLILIGIAGFGFWQALKIEGFRYRFDAMLLRLPLLGRLIRDLHAARMARTLSTMVASRLPLMEGLSLTTQTVHNRVLRQASEEIVEAIRGGGSLSAALRRAGVFPPLLVYLAASGESAGRLDTMLERAAEYLEREFDSFTSTALAMLEPVIIILMGGVVAVIILSILLPILQLQSLTGA